Proteins encoded together in one Chryseobacterium sp. G0201 window:
- a CDS encoding ABC transporter ATP-binding protein, with protein MSLQISNLTKKFGEQTALNNINISIDKSEIIGLLGPNGAGKSTLMKSIVGALKIDEGEIIFNGKNISEHEIESKKNIGFLPENNPLYLEMYVKEYLRFVANIHKISEKRVDEVIDLVGITPEKSKKISQLSKGYKQRVGLAQAIIHQPDLLILDEPTNGLDPNQIIEIRNVVKEIGKEKTVLLSTHIMQEVEALCSRVILIHKGNILQDCPIDEFKGKFGSLEEAFASYTQTETVSITE; from the coding sequence ATGTCACTTCAAATAAGCAATCTGACCAAAAAATTTGGTGAACAAACCGCACTTAACAATATTAATATCTCAATTGATAAAAGCGAGATCATCGGTCTTCTCGGTCCTAATGGAGCAGGAAAATCTACTTTAATGAAATCTATCGTTGGTGCATTGAAAATAGATGAAGGTGAAATAATTTTCAATGGAAAAAACATTTCCGAACACGAGATCGAAAGCAAGAAAAACATTGGTTTCTTACCTGAAAACAATCCGTTATACCTGGAAATGTACGTGAAAGAATACCTGCGGTTTGTTGCAAATATTCATAAAATTTCTGAAAAAAGAGTTGATGAAGTGATTGATTTAGTTGGAATTACTCCTGAAAAATCTAAGAAAATCAGTCAGCTTTCTAAAGGGTACAAACAAAGAGTTGGTTTGGCACAAGCCATTATTCATCAACCTGATTTATTGATTTTAGATGAACCTACCAATGGTTTGGATCCCAATCAAATTATTGAAATAAGAAATGTTGTAAAGGAAATCGGCAAAGAAAAAACAGTTTTACTTTCTACACACATCATGCAGGAAGTTGAAGCGCTTTGTTCGCGTGTGATTCTTATTCACAAAGGAAATATTCTTCAGGACTGCCCGATTGATGAGTTTAAAGGCAAATTCGGAAGTCTGGAAGAGGCTTTCGCAAGCTATACACAAACGGAAACAGTAAGCATAACAGAATAA
- a CDS encoding SPFH domain-containing protein, giving the protein MELSFQGWMIPAIIVLLCVIFYKIILRVFFGLVIVPEDRIGLVTKKFVLVGKQELPEGRIIATNGEAGFQAQTLAPGIYFGKWIWQYTIQFQPFTVIPTGKLGLILAKDGTELETGRILARKVNCDSFQDAEAFLKNGGRKGRQTAIVAPGSYRINTLLFDIDLTDMTQIPDNAVGVITTMEGNPLEEGQIAGKIVEAHNKFQDVDTFLNNGGYKGLQEQVILAGSYFLNPWFTKVEMVHMTEIPIGYVGVIISYVGAEGKDLSGVDFKHGNIVEKGHKGVWSEPIGPGKYPINPYIMKVELVPTTNLVLNWAYERSESHQLDKNLSTITVRSKDGFPFNLDVSQIIHIPTYEAPKVIARFGNMINLVSQVLEPTIGNYFRNSAQDSDVIAFLGTRKERQQSAKEHISSVLDQYNVNAVDTLIGAIVPPESLMKTLTDRKLAEEQKITYETEMLAQETRQSLEKETAVADMQKEIVKADQGVWIAERVADASVKKATGDANSVRLQANAEGDRLKLLATGEAEKTRLLAKAESEKIELLAKANAEQISLTGNAEAEKILAIGKSNAESYKLSVEAMGGNNFTQLKIMENIASQNVKIMPDVLIGGGGDAANGGISGLLGLQLLEQLQKRNDDGSKVIEVKSDEAPEQ; this is encoded by the coding sequence ATGGAACTATCGTTTCAGGGCTGGATGATTCCGGCTATCATTGTGCTTTTATGCGTAATTTTTTACAAAATTATTTTGAGAGTTTTCTTCGGATTGGTAATTGTTCCCGAAGACAGAATTGGTTTAGTGACCAAAAAATTCGTGCTGGTTGGTAAGCAGGAACTTCCGGAAGGGAGGATTATTGCAACCAATGGTGAGGCTGGTTTTCAGGCTCAGACATTGGCACCGGGAATTTATTTTGGTAAATGGATCTGGCAATACACGATTCAATTTCAGCCATTTACCGTGATTCCTACCGGAAAATTAGGATTAATTCTGGCTAAAGACGGAACTGAATTAGAAACCGGACGTATTTTAGCAAGAAAGGTAAACTGTGACTCTTTCCAGGATGCAGAGGCATTTCTTAAAAACGGAGGTAGAAAAGGGCGCCAAACTGCCATTGTTGCGCCAGGTTCTTATAGAATTAATACCTTGTTGTTTGATATTGATTTAACTGATATGACTCAAATTCCTGACAATGCGGTGGGAGTCATAACGACAATGGAAGGTAATCCTTTGGAAGAAGGCCAGATTGCAGGTAAAATTGTTGAAGCTCACAACAAATTTCAGGACGTTGATACCTTTTTGAACAATGGAGGTTACAAAGGTCTTCAGGAACAGGTGATTTTAGCGGGTTCATATTTCTTAAATCCATGGTTTACAAAAGTCGAAATGGTACACATGACAGAAATCCCGATCGGATACGTCGGTGTAATTATAAGTTATGTAGGCGCAGAGGGTAAAGATTTAAGCGGTGTTGATTTTAAACATGGAAACATTGTTGAAAAAGGTCATAAAGGAGTTTGGTCAGAGCCAATCGGTCCCGGAAAATATCCTATTAATCCTTATATTATGAAGGTTGAGCTTGTTCCTACCACCAATTTGGTTTTAAACTGGGCGTATGAAAGAAGTGAATCTCACCAGTTAGACAAAAACCTTTCAACAATTACGGTAAGAAGTAAAGATGGGTTCCCTTTTAACCTAGATGTTTCTCAAATTATTCATATTCCGACTTATGAAGCTCCAAAAGTGATTGCCCGTTTCGGAAATATGATCAATTTGGTAAGTCAGGTTTTGGAACCTACGATTGGGAACTATTTCAGAAACTCTGCGCAGGATAGCGATGTGATTGCGTTTTTGGGAACCCGTAAAGAAAGACAACAGTCTGCAAAAGAACATATTAGCAGTGTTTTGGATCAATATAACGTAAATGCGGTAGATACTTTGATTGGTGCGATTGTTCCTCCTGAAAGCCTGATGAAAACATTGACAGACAGAAAGTTGGCGGAAGAACAGAAAATCACCTACGAAACAGAAATGTTAGCACAGGAAACCCGACAAAGTTTAGAAAAAGAAACTGCGGTTGCAGATATGCAGAAAGAAATTGTAAAAGCTGATCAGGGTGTTTGGATTGCAGAGCGTGTTGCAGATGCTTCCGTGAAAAAAGCGACTGGTGATGCCAATTCTGTACGTCTTCAGGCCAACGCGGAAGGAGACAGATTGAAATTACTCGCAACCGGTGAAGCCGAAAAAACAAGACTTTTAGCCAAGGCAGAATCTGAAAAAATAGAATTATTAGCCAAAGCAAATGCCGAGCAGATTTCTTTAACGGGTAATGCAGAAGCTGAGAAAATATTGGCAATCGGTAAATCTAATGCAGAGTCTTATAAATTATCTGTAGAAGCAATGGGCGGAAACAACTTTACCCAATTGAAGATCATGGAAAACATCGCATCTCAAAACGTAAAAATAATGCCTGACGTTCTTATCGGTGGAGGTGGAGATGCAGCCAATGGAGGGATCAGCGGATTGTTAGGCTTACAGCTTCTTGAGCAGCTTCAAAAGAGAAATGATGATGGTTCAAAAGTAATTGAAGTTAAATCTGATGAAGCTCCTGAACAATAA
- a CDS encoding patatin-like phospholipase family protein, with protein sequence MNFEKTGLVLSGGGTKGIAHAGVLKFLKEKNINIDVLACCSAGSIVGSLHAVGKTPEEILDFFQSIYFFNWKHFAFNQPGLVSSVIFNNYLRPIFQDMKIGDLDKEVKIVATELVSGTQKIFDNSFKVTDAVIASCSIPGVTTPYILGEEMYCDGGVLNNFPADVIRDECDRLIGVFVSPPHNIDINDLKTIKAIVSRSYDLLSYRVEKAKFEYCDWFISSQDLSSYGTFERKKDRLEEIFNIGYNAAKDSFESAQNVFAKNNIDCL encoded by the coding sequence ATGAATTTTGAAAAAACAGGATTGGTTTTATCCGGTGGCGGAACGAAGGGCATTGCCCATGCAGGAGTTTTAAAATTCTTGAAAGAAAAAAATATCAATATAGATGTTTTAGCATGCTGTAGCGCGGGTTCCATTGTCGGAAGTCTTCATGCAGTGGGAAAAACACCTGAGGAGATTTTAGATTTTTTCCAGTCTATCTATTTTTTCAACTGGAAACATTTTGCCTTCAATCAGCCGGGATTGGTTTCTTCGGTGATCTTCAATAATTATTTAAGACCGATTTTTCAGGATATGAAAATTGGAGATTTAGATAAAGAAGTGAAAATCGTAGCAACAGAATTGGTTTCCGGAACTCAGAAAATTTTTGATAATAGTTTTAAGGTAACTGATGCTGTTATTGCCTCATGTTCTATTCCGGGAGTTACCACGCCATATATTTTAGGGGAAGAAATGTATTGTGACGGAGGAGTTTTAAATAACTTTCCCGCAGACGTTATCAGAGATGAATGTGATCGACTGATTGGCGTTTTTGTATCTCCGCCACATAATATTGATATTAATGATTTAAAGACCATAAAAGCAATCGTATCACGATCTTACGATCTTCTTTCTTACAGAGTTGAGAAAGCAAAATTCGAATATTGTGATTGGTTTATATCTTCACAGGATCTTTCAAGTTATGGAACTTTCGAACGTAAAAAAGACCGTTTGGAAGAGATTTTTAATATAGGATATAATGCAGCAAAGGACAGTTTTGAAAGCGCACAAAATGTTTTTGCAAAAAATAATATTGATTGTCTGTAA
- the lpdA gene encoding dihydrolipoyl dehydrogenase — MNYDIIVIGSGPGGYVTAIRAAQLGFKTAIIEKENLGGICLNWGCIPTKALLKSAQVFHYINHAEDYGLNKVEPSFEFPNVIQRSRGVANKMSKGIEFLMKKNKIDVILGTAKVLKDKKVSVTDKDGKVTEYAASNIIIATGARSRELPNLPQDGKKVIGYRQALSLPEQPKSMIVVGSGAIGVEFADFYNTMGTKVTVVEFMPNIVPVEDEDISKHLEKSLKKTGIEIMTNASVESVDTSGEGVKATVKTATGTITLEADILLSAVGIAANIENIGLEEVGIQTDKGRVLVNEWYETSVPGYYAIGDIIPTQALAHVASAEGITCVEKIKGLHVEKIDYGNIPGCTYCHPEVASVGLTEKQAKEKGYEIKVGKFPLSASGKATANGNTDGFIKVIFDAKYGEWLGCHMIGEGVTDMVAEAVVARKLETTGHEIIKSIHPHPTVSEAIMEAAAAAYGEVIHI; from the coding sequence ATGAACTACGATATTATTGTCATCGGAAGTGGTCCTGGTGGATATGTTACAGCTATCAGAGCAGCACAATTGGGTTTCAAAACTGCAATTATCGAGAAAGAAAACTTAGGAGGGATCTGCCTTAACTGGGGATGTATTCCAACGAAAGCTTTGTTGAAATCTGCTCAGGTTTTTCATTATATCAACCATGCAGAAGATTATGGTTTGAATAAAGTGGAGCCAAGTTTTGAGTTCCCGAATGTAATTCAAAGAAGCCGTGGCGTTGCTAATAAAATGAGTAAAGGGATTGAGTTCTTAATGAAAAAGAACAAAATCGATGTTATTCTAGGAACTGCTAAAGTTTTAAAAGATAAAAAAGTTTCTGTTACAGATAAAGACGGTAAAGTAACTGAATATGCTGCAAGCAATATCATTATTGCAACTGGAGCACGTTCTAGAGAATTACCAAACTTACCTCAAGACGGTAAAAAAGTAATCGGATACAGACAGGCATTATCTCTTCCTGAGCAGCCAAAATCTATGATTGTTGTAGGTTCTGGAGCTATTGGGGTTGAGTTTGCTGACTTCTATAACACAATGGGAACGAAAGTAACTGTTGTTGAATTTATGCCAAACATCGTTCCTGTGGAAGATGAAGATATCTCTAAGCACTTAGAAAAATCTTTGAAAAAGACAGGGATCGAAATTATGACAAATGCTTCTGTTGAAAGCGTTGATACAAGTGGAGAAGGGGTTAAAGCTACTGTGAAAACAGCTACTGGAACTATTACTCTTGAAGCTGATATCTTATTATCTGCTGTTGGTATTGCTGCAAACATCGAGAACATAGGTCTTGAAGAAGTTGGAATCCAAACAGATAAAGGTAGAGTTTTGGTAAACGAATGGTACGAAACTTCTGTTCCAGGTTACTATGCGATCGGAGATATCATCCCAACTCAGGCTTTGGCTCACGTTGCTTCTGCTGAAGGTATTACTTGTGTTGAGAAAATCAAAGGACTACACGTTGAGAAGATCGACTACGGTAATATCCCTGGATGTACTTACTGTCACCCTGAAGTTGCTTCTGTAGGTCTTACAGAAAAGCAGGCTAAAGAAAAAGGTTACGAAATCAAAGTTGGTAAATTCCCTCTTTCTGCAAGTGGAAAAGCTACTGCAAACGGAAATACAGATGGTTTCATCAAAGTGATTTTCGATGCTAAATATGGCGAATGGTTAGGTTGTCACATGATTGGTGAAGGTGTTACAGATATGGTTGCTGAAGCTGTTGTTGCTAGAAAACTAGAAACTACAGGTCACGAGATCATCAAATCTATCCACCCGCATCCAACAGTTTCTGAGGCTATCATGGAAGCTGCAGCTGCTGCTTATGGTGAAGTTATTCATATCTAA
- a CDS encoding glycoside hydrolase family 3 N-terminal domain-containing protein, producing MEFKLKLIGISLLSSVFISAQKPLYKDPKQPIEARVQDLLKRMTPEEKFWQCFMISGDLDNVPKGQYSHGIFGLQVSAGNQGGGVAGQLLKYNANEDAERLAKKINVIQKYFVEESRLGIPIIPFDEALHGLMREGATAFPQAIGLSATFNPKLMKEVSTAIAKESRLRGIRQILTPVVNLASDVRWGRTEETYGEDPFLTSVMGVNFVSSFENQGIITTPKHFLANVGEGGRDSYPIHWSKRYLEETHLIPFQKAFKQGKSRSVMTSYNLLDGRPSTANHWLLTEKLKNEWNFKGFVISDASAVGGANVLHFTAKDYDDASAQAINDGLDVIFQTEYQHYKLFIPPFLDGRIPQERIDDAVSRVLRAKFELGLFENPYVSNAAISELKKLNHKPLAEKTAIESFVLLQNNNQTLPISENYKKILVVGTDAVDARLGGYSGPGNKKVSILDGIKNFTKDKNIEVNYSKGIDWNLKNFVTVPTEFLSSENQKGLKGTYFSNSDLKGKPAFEKQDEQLNFKWTLYSPNPKKLQPDNYSVRWTGTLEAPNSGKYMLGLRGNDGFRLYVNGKLLIDNWEKLSYSTKTVDVDFVKGEKSDIVIEFHENRGEANIELIWNYGLNDYQKDYDAALKLAQNTDYIIVAAGIHEGEFQDRSSLSLPGNQEQFIQEVSKLNKPTTVVLVGGSAIKTTDWKDKVGAILDVWYPGEEGGNAVAKVLFGAENPSGKLPITVPIEEGQLPLTYNHHPTGRGNDYYDLSGEPLYPFGFGLSYTTFEISDLQLNKTKYSENETIIAEVQVKNTGSKAGSEVVQLYVKDLLASVSRPILELKGFQKVELKPGETRQISIEVPIQELKFLDEKMNWIVEKGTYRIMVGNSSKNLSLKQNVEVQ from the coding sequence ATGGAGTTTAAATTAAAATTAATTGGAATTTCATTATTGAGTTCAGTATTCATTTCTGCTCAAAAACCTTTATACAAAGATCCAAAACAGCCTATTGAAGCCAGAGTTCAGGACTTACTGAAACGGATGACTCCCGAAGAAAAATTCTGGCAATGTTTCATGATTTCCGGAGATTTGGACAATGTTCCGAAAGGGCAATATTCTCACGGAATTTTCGGATTGCAGGTAAGTGCAGGAAATCAGGGAGGTGGCGTTGCCGGACAATTGTTGAAATATAATGCGAATGAAGATGCAGAGAGATTGGCGAAAAAAATCAATGTTATCCAAAAATATTTTGTGGAAGAATCCCGATTGGGGATTCCAATTATCCCTTTTGATGAGGCTTTGCATGGTTTGATGCGTGAAGGAGCAACGGCATTTCCGCAGGCGATTGGGTTGTCGGCAACCTTCAATCCTAAGTTAATGAAGGAAGTTTCGACAGCTATTGCAAAAGAATCAAGATTGAGGGGGATTCGTCAAATCTTGACACCGGTTGTGAATTTGGCAAGTGATGTTCGATGGGGTAGAACGGAGGAAACGTATGGCGAAGATCCGTTTCTGACTTCAGTGATGGGTGTAAATTTTGTGAGTTCGTTTGAAAATCAAGGAATTATTACCACTCCAAAACATTTTTTAGCGAATGTCGGAGAAGGTGGAAGAGATTCATATCCAATTCATTGGAGCAAAAGATATTTGGAAGAAACGCATTTGATTCCTTTTCAAAAAGCCTTTAAACAAGGGAAAAGTCGCTCGGTGATGACTTCGTATAATTTGTTGGATGGGCGACCTTCAACGGCAAATCATTGGTTATTGACCGAAAAATTGAAAAATGAATGGAATTTCAAAGGTTTCGTGATCAGTGATGCAAGTGCGGTAGGTGGAGCAAATGTTCTGCATTTTACGGCAAAAGATTATGATGATGCTTCTGCACAGGCGATCAACGATGGACTTGACGTGATTTTCCAGACAGAATATCAACATTATAAATTGTTTATTCCACCGTTTTTAGATGGAAGAATTCCTCAGGAAAGAATTGATGATGCGGTTTCGAGAGTTTTAAGAGCAAAGTTTGAACTAGGTTTGTTTGAAAATCCTTATGTTTCTAACGCAGCTATCTCGGAATTAAAGAAATTAAATCACAAACCATTAGCAGAAAAAACAGCCATTGAGTCTTTTGTTTTGCTTCAAAATAATAATCAAACGCTTCCGATTTCTGAAAATTATAAAAAGATTTTAGTAGTTGGAACTGATGCTGTTGATGCAAGATTGGGCGGTTATTCCGGACCGGGAAATAAGAAAGTGAGTATTTTGGATGGAATTAAAAATTTTACTAAAGATAAAAATATTGAAGTAAATTATTCAAAAGGAATTGACTGGAATTTGAAGAATTTTGTGACCGTTCCAACCGAATTTTTATCTTCAGAAAATCAAAAAGGTTTGAAAGGAACTTATTTTTCCAATTCTGATTTAAAAGGAAAACCCGCTTTTGAAAAGCAGGACGAACAATTGAATTTTAAATGGACTTTATATTCTCCAAATCCTAAAAAACTACAGCCAGATAATTATAGTGTTCGCTGGACTGGAACATTAGAAGCTCCAAATTCCGGAAAATATATGCTTGGTTTGCGTGGAAATGATGGTTTCAGATTATATGTGAATGGAAAATTGTTGATTGACAATTGGGAAAAGTTGAGTTATTCAACCAAAACTGTTGATGTAGATTTTGTGAAAGGTGAAAAATCCGATATTGTCATTGAGTTTCATGAAAACAGAGGTGAAGCAAACATTGAACTGATCTGGAATTATGGCTTAAATGACTATCAAAAAGATTATGATGCTGCTTTAAAATTGGCTCAAAATACAGATTACATCATTGTTGCAGCGGGAATTCATGAAGGTGAATTTCAGGATCGCTCTTCATTAAGTCTGCCCGGAAATCAGGAACAATTTATTCAGGAAGTTTCAAAATTAAATAAACCTACAACAGTCGTTTTGGTCGGCGGTTCTGCGATAAAAACTACGGATTGGAAAGATAAAGTTGGAGCAATTTTAGATGTTTGGTATCCCGGCGAAGAAGGCGGAAATGCCGTTGCAAAAGTGCTTTTCGGAGCAGAAAATCCATCCGGAAAATTGCCGATTACGGTTCCAATTGAGGAAGGGCAGCTGCCTTTGACGTACAATCATCATCCGACAGGAAGAGGAAATGATTATTATGATTTAAGCGGTGAACCATTGTACCCGTTTGGTTTTGGATTGAGTTATACGACTTTTGAAATCTCTGATTTACAATTGAATAAAACAAAATATTCTGAAAACGAAACGATTATTGCTGAAGTTCAGGTTAAAAATACAGGATCGAAAGCAGGAAGTGAAGTCGTTCAATTATATGTAAAAGATTTGTTGGCTTCGGTTTCCAGACCGATTCTTGAGTTGAAAGGTTTTCAAAAAGTAGAATTAAAACCGGGAGAAACAAGGCAAATTTCAATTGAAGTTCCAATTCAGGAATTAAAATTTTTAGACGAAAAAATGAACTGGATTGTAGAAAAAGGAACATACAGAATTATGGTTGGAAATTCTTCGAAAAATCTTTCGTTAAAACAGAATGTTGAGGTTCAATAA